The genome window GGATCGACGCCGCGAGGCCGTCACCGCCGTCCCCTTCGTCGCCGTCGCCGTCGTCGCCGTCGCCGTTTTTCCGGTCCAGCCAGTCCTTCGGGGGGTCACGGAGGAGGAACGAGCCGACGAGCGTGATCACTAGGATGCCGATCCCGATGTTGCGGAGCACGTCGCTGTACGCCGAGACGGTCGCGTTCGCCCGGACGTACGGGACGACCAAGGCGCTGCCGGCGGCGAACGCCATCGTCCCGACGCCGGTCGTCAGCCCGGTGCGGTCGGGGAACCACTTGACCGCGGTGTTGACCGCGACGGTGTAGACGATGCCGACGCCGACCGCGCCCAGCGAGTACAACAGGTACAGCTGCCAGAGGCTCGTCGCGTACGCGAGGCCGATGTACCCGCCGCCCGCGAGCAGCGCCGCGAGGAACGTGAGCGCGCCCGGGCCGCGGCTGTCGCGCCACTTGCCCGCGGGGAACTGCGAGAGCGACTGGAACACCACGTAAAACGAGAACACCGCGCCGAGCGCCGGCAGCGCGATGTCGAGGCCCTCTGAAAGCGCCGGCGAGATGGACGACCAGACGTACTGGTACGGGCTCACCGCGGCCATCATCCCGGCCGCGGCGGCGATCTGCCACCACCGCGAGAAGCCGAGCGTGTCGGCGGCGCGCGCGGCGTAGTCGACCCCGCCGGCCGACCCGCCGTCGGTCTCGCCCGTCGGTCCGTCGCCGCTCGTCCCGTCGGTCTCGGCGGCCGAGGCGTCCGATTCGTCGTTACCCATCGTCGTTCGTCGACCGCGTGGTAGTGTTCGGTGTCATGTCGTGTGCCTCGATCGCAGTGCGGGGCCGGTCCGTCGCGCCGCTCGCGTTCGTACCGGTACTGTTCGGACTGATCGATTAAAACGCGTCGTTGGGGTCGTACTTGCCTCGTCGATCCGCGGGCGAGCCGACCCCGAGCGGCGGGTCCTCAGAGCGCGTCCGGGTCCGCCGCCGTGAACCGGACCGCCGGGGGGATCAGCCCTCCGACGGTCAGCATCGCGAGACCGACCGCCCAGAGCGCCGCGACCTCGGCCGTCGAACCGTAGCTGATCAGGGGCAAGGAAAGCGCCATCAGGGCGAACGCCAGCGTGTACCGACCCAGGACGCCCATCTCAGGCCACCCCCAGGAGCCCGGCGGCGTTCAACAGGACGATCGCGAGGCCGACGAGCGCGCCGACGGCGGCGACCCACGGGATCGTCACTCGGAGGACGTCGCCCTCGCGGCCGACGATCCCGGCCGCGGTCGTCCCGAGGATGACGTTGCCCGGCGAGATCGCGTTGCCGATCGCGCCGCCGGCGCTCTGCCCGCCGAGGATCAGCGCCTCGGAGATGCCGCCGAGCTGCGCGGCAGTCTGCTGTTGGAGCCCGCCGAACAGGATGTTCGACGCCGTGTTACTTGACGTCATGAACGCTCCGAGCGAGCCGATGAGCGGGGAGAGGAACCCGTAGGAATTCGGCGTCGCGACGCTCGCGGTCCCCTCCGCGAGGACGAGCACCTGCCCGCTGTGGTCCATCAGCTTCGCCATGACGAGGAAGGAGATCACCGCGATCGACGCCGGGATCGCGGTCGCCAGCACCGCCCGAGTGAAGCCCGACCGATCGGCCTCGGCCCGCGCGGCGGCGTCCTCGTAGTGCCCGCCGCGCCGGTACGCGACGAACGCGACGAGCGCGCTGACGAGCAGGAACGTCCCGGGGTGCGACAGCGGCGCGAACGGCGAGTACGGCGCGGCCGCCTCGGTGACGACGCCGAGCCCGGTCGATATCTCGGGGAAGCGCAGGCCGACTTGGAGGCTTCCGAGCGCGTCGCCGAGCGGGGTCACGACCGCGGTGACGAACGCGATCGCGGCGAGGGCCGCGAACGGCAGCGCCGCGAGCGA of Halorubrum trapanicum contains these proteins:
- a CDS encoding OFA family MFS transporter, with product MGNDESDASAAETDGTSGDGPTGETDGGSAGGVDYAARAADTLGFSRWWQIAAAAGMMAAVSPYQYVWSSISPALSEGLDIALPALGAVFSFYVVFQSLSQFPAGKWRDSRGPGALTFLAALLAGGGYIGLAYATSLWQLYLLYSLGAVGVGIVYTVAVNTAVKWFPDRTGLTTGVGTMAFAAGSALVVPYVRANATVSAYSDVLRNIGIGILVITLVGSFLLRDPPKDWLDRKNGDGDDGDGDEGDGGDGLAASIRGRNYSTREMLSTWQFWLLYAMFVAMASADLIVIANVVRFAENFGLAELIATLSATLLPVAAGVSRLILGEATDRFDRKRVMAGSFLLAGLFRIGLVGAGEAGNGAVFVAFVLGAMFFSSPLYVFFPSLLADYYGAANSSGNYAVLYTAKVGGGVFSGVVAGYLVATMGWNPTFILGGVLAVAAGLAVFVLRPPSGSGLKSTEPQPAD